The Candidatus Methylomirabilota bacterium genome includes a window with the following:
- a CDS encoding glycosyltransferase, whose translation MDVSVILCTYNRARSLGVTLRALDEQVVPTGLKWELLIIDNKSPDGTRAVVEAFAASARIDVRYFFEARQGLSHARNAGIARAGGAIIAFTDDDVSPAPDWVANVTAAMRGTDADIVSGRILPQWEHPPPPWLVGRPFLHGAYAIMEHAEPGEVVAFRRLPRVWGANMAFRRGVFATAGLFDADRGVRGGKLYGGEEWELVKRALASGRRAFYDPRIVVWHRIAAHRMRRRYVSRHYFERAEGEALAQALPAGRQLLGAPLFMYGQAAARIGGWLWAVTRGRPDSLDRWLASCEVMGGLWGGWKRRARRERR comes from the coding sequence ATGGACGTCTCCGTCATCCTCTGCACCTACAATCGCGCGCGCTCCCTCGGGGTCACACTGCGGGCCCTCGACGAGCAGGTGGTGCCCACCGGGCTCAAGTGGGAGCTGCTGATCATCGACAACAAATCACCCGACGGGACGCGGGCCGTGGTGGAGGCCTTCGCAGCTTCCGCGCGCATCGACGTGCGCTATTTCTTCGAGGCGCGCCAGGGCCTGAGCCACGCGCGCAATGCCGGCATCGCGCGGGCCGGGGGCGCCATCATCGCCTTCACGGACGACGACGTGAGCCCGGCCCCGGACTGGGTGGCAAACGTGACGGCCGCGATGCGCGGGACCGACGCGGACATCGTAAGCGGGCGCATCCTGCCCCAGTGGGAGCATCCTCCACCACCGTGGCTGGTCGGTCGGCCTTTCCTGCACGGCGCCTACGCGATCATGGAGCATGCAGAGCCAGGAGAGGTAGTGGCCTTCCGGAGACTGCCCCGGGTGTGGGGCGCCAACATGGCGTTTCGCCGCGGTGTCTTCGCCACCGCGGGGCTCTTCGACGCAGATCGGGGCGTCAGGGGCGGGAAGCTCTATGGCGGCGAGGAGTGGGAACTGGTGAAGCGCGCGCTGGCCAGCGGCCGGCGCGCCTTCTACGATCCGCGCATCGTGGTCTGGCACCGCATCGCCGCCCACCGGATGCGGCGGCGGTATGTGTCTCGTCACTACTTCGAGCGGGCCGAGGGCGAGGCGCTGGCCCAGGCGCTCCCCGCGGGGCGTCAGCTCCTGGGCGCCCCGCTCTTCATGTACGGTCAGGCGGCGGCGCGGATCGGCGGGTGGTTGTGGGCGGTGACGCGGGGCCGGCCGGACTCGCTCGATCGATGGCTGGCGAGTTGCGAGGTGATGGGAGGCCTCTGGGGGGGATGGAAGCGGCGCGCGCGCCGGGAGCGCCGGTGA
- a CDS encoding SDR family oxidoreductase, with protein sequence MTTPGRFEGKVVAVTGAAKGFGEAIARRFAAEGARVVLGDVDEAAGTAVARSIETAGGRARFRPCDVAAAADVEALVGAAVEGEGGLDVMVNNAGFSHTSMPLWDLPEADFDRQIAVNFKGVFLGCKYAVPALRNRGGGVIVNTASIGARRPRRGVTVYNATKGAVLTLTRGLAGEVARDGIRVCAVCPVAADTAFMVTARGGTPLDDRTRESLVRGIPLGRLCAPDDVAGAVTFLASPDAAFLTGVCLDVDGGRSIE encoded by the coding sequence ATGACTACCCCCGGCCGGTTCGAGGGCAAGGTGGTGGCGGTGACGGGCGCGGCCAAGGGATTCGGCGAGGCCATCGCCCGCCGCTTCGCCGCGGAGGGCGCGCGGGTGGTGCTGGGCGACGTCGACGAGGCGGCGGGCACGGCGGTCGCGCGGAGCATCGAGACGGCCGGCGGCCGCGCCCGGTTCCGCCCGTGCGACGTGGCGGCGGCCGCGGACGTAGAAGCGTTGGTGGGCGCCGCGGTCGAGGGCGAGGGCGGGCTCGACGTCATGGTCAACAATGCCGGCTTCTCCCACACGTCGATGCCGCTGTGGGATCTGCCCGAGGCGGACTTCGACCGGCAGATCGCGGTGAACTTCAAGGGCGTGTTCCTGGGCTGCAAGTACGCGGTGCCCGCGCTGCGCAACCGCGGCGGCGGCGTCATCGTGAACACCGCGTCCATCGGCGCGCGGCGGCCCCGCCGCGGCGTCACCGTGTACAACGCGACGAAAGGCGCGGTGCTGACCCTCACGCGCGGCCTTGCCGGCGAGGTCGCTCGCGACGGGATCCGCGTCTGCGCGGTGTGCCCGGTGGCGGCCGACACCGCCTTTATGGTGACCGCGCGCGGCGGCACGCCCCTCGACGACCGCACGCGCGAGAGCCTGGTGCGCGGCATCCCGCTGGGACGCCTCTGCGCCCCGGACGACGTGGCGGGCGCGGTGACGTTCCTCGCTTCGCCGGACGCGGCGTTCCTCACCGGGGTGTGCCTCGACGTCGACGGGGGGCGGTCGATCGAGTAG
- a CDS encoding enoyl-CoA hydratase/isomerase family protein: MDYKDYQHLVFERRPHGVVLITINRPEVLNATNDRLHWELTQVWLTLDADESARVAVITGAGRAFSAGGDLDMVDANARDPKRLARMTREASDLVYNLINLDKPVISAINGVAVGAGLVVALLSDISIISETARFTDGHTKLGVVAGDHAAIIWPLLCGMAKAKYYLLTSDFIDGKEAERIGLVSMSLPAAEVLPKAFEVADKLATGAQQAIRWTKRSLNNWLRMAGPIFDQSIALEMLTFMDEDVREGARAIREKRAPRFPSAM; encoded by the coding sequence ATGGACTACAAGGACTATCAGCACCTCGTCTTCGAGCGGCGCCCCCACGGCGTGGTGCTCATCACCATCAACCGGCCCGAGGTGCTCAACGCCACCAACGACCGCCTGCACTGGGAGCTCACCCAGGTGTGGCTCACCCTCGACGCCGACGAGAGCGCCCGGGTGGCGGTGATCACCGGCGCGGGGCGCGCGTTCTCCGCGGGCGGTGACCTCGACATGGTGGACGCCAACGCCCGCGACCCCAAGCGCCTGGCCCGTATGACCCGCGAGGCCTCCGACCTCGTCTACAACCTGATCAACCTGGACAAGCCCGTGATCTCCGCCATCAACGGCGTGGCGGTGGGCGCGGGGCTGGTGGTCGCGCTGCTCTCCGACATCAGCATCATCTCCGAGACCGCCCGCTTCACCGACGGGCACACCAAGCTCGGCGTGGTGGCGGGTGACCACGCCGCCATCATCTGGCCGCTCCTCTGCGGGATGGCCAAGGCCAAGTACTACCTCCTCACCAGCGACTTCATCGACGGCAAGGAGGCCGAGCGCATCGGGCTGGTCAGCATGAGCCTGCCCGCCGCCGAGGTGCTGCCGAAGGCCTTCGAGGTGGCCGACAAGCTGGCCACCGGCGCCCAGCAAGCTATTCGCTGGACCAAGCGTTCCCTGAACAACTGGCTCCGGATGGCGGGGCCGATCTTCGATCAGTCCATCGCGCTCGAGATGCTGACGTTCATGGACGAGGACGTGCGCGAGGGCGCGCGAGCGATCCGTGAAAAGCGGGCGCCGCGCTTTCCATCCGCCATGTGA
- a CDS encoding acyl-CoA dehydrogenase family protein, whose translation MDLAPSPRQRELIDLARRLARERFAPRAERHDREASFPFDDYADLRAVGLLGLCVPERFGGLGADYETYCLVAEQLAQGNASTSLTFNMHCLTMLMMGPIADTMPLPPAVRERHDKLRAAKFREVVEQGAFYGQPHSEPVEQGQTDTKLSMGGRRFGTTAKKVDGGYVVNGRKFFVSLAGSAPYFATPAIRLGDEPWIERTLYLQVPKDAPGVSFPGEWDPMGMRGTVSRDMVLENVFVPDDGEVLPPGMFGAMYNAFPHLSPLTFCATFLGLMQAAYDGALAYLRGELAGSPGLHTEAAVKGHAVAEMLFTLEATRALYYRAISEARVDAPADAVQRARAAHVTVQRSTVTVTQEAIRVCGGRGLLKRYPLERYARDARAGALMRPWTQEIATQQAWESALGLGGAAEAR comes from the coding sequence ATGGACCTCGCCCCCTCGCCCCGCCAGCGTGAGCTGATCGACCTCGCCCGCCGCCTCGCCCGCGAGCGCTTCGCGCCCCGCGCCGAGCGCCACGACCGCGAGGCCTCGTTTCCCTTCGACGACTATGCGGACCTGCGCGCGGTGGGCCTGCTCGGCCTCTGCGTGCCCGAGCGCTTCGGCGGGCTCGGCGCGGACTACGAGACCTACTGCCTGGTCGCCGAGCAGCTCGCGCAGGGGAACGCCTCGACCTCGCTCACCTTCAACATGCACTGCCTCACCATGCTGATGATGGGCCCCATCGCCGACACGATGCCGTTGCCGCCGGCCGTGCGCGAGCGCCACGACAAGCTGCGCGCGGCCAAGTTCCGCGAGGTGGTGGAGCAGGGCGCCTTCTACGGTCAGCCGCACTCGGAGCCGGTGGAGCAGGGGCAGACCGACACCAAGCTCAGCATGGGCGGGCGGCGCTTCGGCACCACCGCGAAGAAGGTGGACGGCGGCTACGTGGTGAACGGGCGAAAGTTCTTCGTGTCGCTCGCGGGCTCCGCGCCCTACTTCGCCACGCCGGCGATCCGCCTGGGCGACGAGCCGTGGATCGAACGGACGCTCTACCTCCAGGTGCCCAAGGACGCGCCGGGGGTGTCGTTTCCCGGCGAGTGGGATCCCATGGGCATGCGGGGAACGGTGAGCCGCGACATGGTGCTCGAGAACGTCTTCGTGCCCGACGACGGCGAGGTGCTGCCGCCGGGGATGTTCGGCGCCATGTATAACGCCTTCCCCCATCTCTCGCCGCTCACGTTCTGCGCCACCTTCCTCGGCCTCATGCAGGCGGCCTACGACGGCGCCCTCGCATACCTCCGGGGCGAGCTGGCGGGCTCGCCGGGGCTGCACACCGAGGCGGCGGTGAAGGGCCACGCGGTGGCCGAAATGCTCTTCACGCTGGAGGCGACCCGCGCCCTCTACTACCGCGCGATCTCGGAAGCCCGAGTCGACGCGCCCGCGGACGCCGTGCAGCGCGCGCGGGCGGCCCACGTCACCGTGCAGCGCTCGACGGTGACGGTGACCCAGGAGGCCATTCGCGTGTGCGGGGGGCGCGGTCTCCTCAAGCGCTATCCGCTCGAGCGCTACGCGCGCGACGCGCGCGCGGGGGCCCTCATGCGGCCCTGGACCCAGGAGATCGCCACCCAGCAGGCGTGGGAGTCCGCGCTCGGGCTCGGAGGCGCCGCGGAGGCCCGATGA